The genomic interval TTCATCAGCATGAAACAGCCGGTGCCGTAGGTGTTCTTGGCCATGCCCGGCTCGAAACAGGCCTGGCCGAACAGCGCCGCCTGCTGGTCGCCGGCGATGCCGGCGATCGGCACTTCGTGGCCGTAGAAATACTGGCCCTGGGTGGTGCCGTAGACCTCGCTGGAGGAGCGCACTTCCGGGAGCATCGAGGCGGGGATGTCGAGCATCTGCAGCAGTTCTTCGTCCCAGCGCAGTTCGTGGATGTTGTACAGCAGCGTGCGCGAGGCGTTGGTGTAATCGGTAACGTGGACCTTGCCGGCGGTGAGGTTCCAGATCAGCCAGCTGTCGATGGTGCCGAACGCCAGCTCGCCGCGCTGCGCACGCTCGCGCGCGCCTTCGACGTGGTCGAGGATCCACTTGACCTTGGTGCCGGAGAAATACGCATCGATCAGCAGGCCGGTCTTGGCCCGCACCATGTCCTCGTGGCCGGCGGCCTTGAGCTGTTCGCAGATGTCCTTGGTCTGCCGCGATTGCCAGACGATGGCGTTGTAGATCGGCTGCCCGGTGGCGCGGTCCCATACCACCGCGGTCTCGCGCTGGTTGGTGATGCCGATGCCGGCGATCGCGCTGGCGTCCACCTGCTGGTTGTTCAACAGCTCGGTGATCGTGGTGTAGACGCTGGTCATGATCTCGCGCGGGTTGTGCTCCACCCAGCCCGGCTGCGGAAAGATCTGCCCGAACTCGCGCTGCGCCATGCCGGCGATGTGGCCCTTGCGGTCGAACAGGATCGCGCGCGAACTGGTGGTGCCCTGGTCGATGGCCAGGATGAATTTCTTTTCCATCGGTGACTCCTGCGGGGTCGAAAGGCGCGCTCCACGGCGGCGCCTGGAATGATTTGGGGCGTGCCGGCTCAGGTCCGGCGCGACGCCGCTGCGTCCTCGAGCGCCTTCACCCGCGCCGGCAGGAACGGGTAGATCAGCCATTGGTAGGCGGCGCCGCCGATCACCCCGCCG from Xanthomonas sp. DAR 34887 carries:
- the glpK gene encoding glycerol kinase GlpK, which translates into the protein MEKKFILAIDQGTTSSRAILFDRKGHIAGMAQREFGQIFPQPGWVEHNPREIMTSVYTTITELLNNQQVDASAIAGIGITNQRETAVVWDRATGQPIYNAIVWQSRQTKDICEQLKAAGHEDMVRAKTGLLIDAYFSGTKVKWILDHVEGARERAQRGELAFGTIDSWLIWNLTAGKVHVTDYTNASRTLLYNIHELRWDEELLQMLDIPASMLPEVRSSSEVYGTTQGQYFYGHEVPIAGIAGDQQAALFGQACFEPGMAKNTYGTGCFMLMNTGEKAVESKNGLLTTIAWGVDGKVEYALEGAIFVAGSVVQWLRDGLRMLGKASDSQSYAERAGDNDGVYFVPAFVGLGAPYWRSDIRGAVFGLTRGTTKEHFIRAAVESMAYQTRDVLTAMQVDSGIELKELRADGGAISNDFMAQFQSDILDVPVLRPEVAETTALGAAYLAGLATGFWKDRAEIAQQWAVDRRFEPSMPAERREELYAGWQQAVEATMGFRIR